CTTCAACAACTGAAGCACTTGCACAATTTTTTGAGCATTCTTTGCATCCAAATTACCCGTTGGCTCATCCGCTAAAATTAAATCAGGGTCATTTGCTAATGCCCTTGCAAATGCCACCCGTTGCTGTTCGCCGCCACTTAGTTGAGATGGGAAATGGTTTGCTCGATGCTCCAAACCAACTGTTTTTAGTAGTTCTTCAACGCTTTGCTGTATGTGTTTGGGCGGTTTTTGCGTCCATTCCATTGGAAAAGCCACGTTCTCGGCTACTGTTAAGGTTGATACAAGATTGTAGGCTTGAAACACAAAACCTACACAGTTACAGCGAAAATCAGAAAGGAAGTCCTCATCTTTATTTGTCAAGTCTTCACCTGCCACAAAAATTCGCCCCGCTGTTGCCCTGTCGAGTCCGCCGATAATGTTGAGCAACGTTGTTTTGCCTGAACCTGAAGGACCACATAGCACAACGAATTGTGCGTTAGGTATCTGCAAGTTTATGTCGTTTAGAACTTTGATTTTTGCGTCTCCTAAGGGATAGATTTTGCTGAGCTTTTCTGTTAGAACAATTAACTCGGCTTCTTTTTCAGTCATCTTTCTTATACCTGCATTGTCAGTAGCCAAGTTGTCTTTTAAGAAATAAAGTTTGAGGTACGTTCCTTTACTGCTACTGAGGCTCAACATAACAGTTTGCTATATTCAAGTTGCCGCGGTCGCGTTTGAGAATCCTGACTTTCTCTGGAACCTTACCCTTCTCCCAATCCACCCAGCTAATTTCTCTAAAGAGCCATCTCTTACCCAAATGTGCTGCAACTACTGCATGTTTATTTTCTTTGCCTGAAGGAATGAACTGGTCCAGAAACTGGAAGAGCTTATCAATTTGCGGCTTAGGAAAATATGCATAGTAGCTGGCGTTTTTCACTTCGAAAGCGTATAAGTGCTGGCCTCTGCGTGCCATGACATCTGGTAGCGGGTTGAGGCTGGGGTTGCTTACCGGCACGCGGACAGCATTGTAGCCGTTTTTCTGCAACAGTTTGACTAGTACGGTTTCACTGTAGAAGCCCCGTTTGCGCCAGCGTCTAAGTTTTATTTTATCAATTTCTTTCAACCAATCTGCCTCAAGTGTTTGCTATATTGCAAGTTTTGAGATAAAAATTGTTCCTCAAAACGCTGTAAAAAGTGTGTCTGGGAGATGCTTCAGTATACGACAAATTTGGTTGGTGAGAGTGGAGAGGGCTGGTGACGATAACAATTATGAGTAATACTGATACAACGATAATCACCAATAACGGAACAACCAACATTCAATCACTCAAAATATCGCCAGTTTAGACTACATCAAGCACATCAAAACAACCGCTAACCCCCAAAGGCACGAACTAGAACGCCCTCAAAAACACCCAAAAACACATAAAAACGATTAAGAAGACAACACAAATCCGCAATCTCCGTATACAGAAGCATCAACAAAACACACTTTTGAAAAGCTCCCTGAGAAGGAAACCAAAAGAGCCACTTGCCCGATAACGACTTAATGCGCTCAACAAAAAACCAAAGTTTCTCCAAAAATGCCAAAAACAAACTTGAGAGCTCGAAGGTTAACCGAAAAAACGGCATTTTGTTTCGCATGGAGATTTTCGACAGTACTTATATGAGGCTCCGATATTGCCCATTCCAAGTTCCTAAGAGACAGGCAAAAAAGCCCAATTTGAGGCGGTTTTGTACTTTTAAGCAATATTAGGGTGTTTAGTTTTGGATTCTGGAGTCAAAACTTCTGACAAATTTCAGATCAAATAGTTTCGTCACGAAACAGTGATAAATTGAATGTTTTGAATTAAAATAACCTTAAAATAAACCGATTTTATGAAAAAAAGCCAAACGATAACTCGTAAGTTAACATGCCCAACAACCACTATTTTAAACGCAGTCAGCAATACAGCCACTGAGTAATATTCGTCACAGGCCCACTATGATGCACAAGCAAATGCGCTTTAGCGACAGCTACTTTTTTAATGGTGTCCAAAGCTTACTGCTGAGGGATGTATTTACTGCTTATAATTTACAAAAATCCGTCTTTAACTGGTGAGGTGTAATGCGCTAATTAGAGAGAAGTTGGTGATGTGCTAATAGAAAAAGGAGCGGTAGGCAACCTACAAGTTACCTTTCTCTCCAACGCTCCTCCACAATATCAGACGGCACTCCGCCAGCGTTCACTTTCTCTTGGTAGCTAAAAGATTTCCAATCCGAGGGCAATTCTTCTTCAGGCATAAACTTCATGTTGTAGGGTC
This genomic stretch from Candidatus Bathyarchaeota archaeon harbors:
- a CDS encoding ABC transporter ATP-binding protein — protein: MTEKEAELIVLTEKLSKIYPLGDAKIKVLNDINLQIPNAQFVVLCGPSGSGKTTLLNIIGGLDRATAGRIFVAGEDLTNKDEDFLSDFRCNCVGFVFQAYNLVSTLTVAENVAFPMEWTQKPPKHIQQSVEELLKTVGLEHRANHFPSQLSGGEQQRVAFARALANDPDLILADEPTGNLDAKNAQKIVQVLQLLKSEGKTVIVSTHDEQIRKLADQVLCLEDGKLASENEH